One window of the Trifolium pratense cultivar HEN17-A07 linkage group LG2, ARS_RC_1.1, whole genome shotgun sequence genome contains the following:
- the LOC123909954 gene encoding uncharacterized protein LOC123909954 isoform X1, whose translation MGREEKSKAKARDHEQQLDEISDNLDGASTPSLVFSGDEDDDDEEANQDLSLKIVEKALRTREAKLAPNDAVLNDIGSQQSEFTVTQNDDVLGGLNGVADMEVMEEKKMENLTVESGNQSVIIAAEQEVEEEMMKTTENLESVEASADQIGDNMVLRKLLMFLFYQRGPRYFDPPDSSWGACYNCGEEGHAAVNCTAAKRKKPCYVCGGLGHAAKQCTKAQSCYICKKGDHRAKDCPEKHTTPRASKSLTVCLKCGNSGHDMFSCRNDYSPDDLKEIQCYVCKTFGHLCCVNTADVILGEISCYKCGQMGHTGLACSRLQGETTGAATPTLCYRCGEGGHFARECTSSIKVQLMQACSRFQGETTGAATPTLCYRCGEGGHFARECTNSVKAGKKVSEFSSTKNRRSYKENDYTGHWSAPHDMGKMNKKKRPLTDERGFTTPKKSKRRGGWMTEFPTEERSFTTPKKSKSRGGRTRELPTEERAFKSPKKSKSRAGWMADHSTVERGFTTPKKSKNRGGWTTEHPTEERGFTTPKKSKSRGGWTMEHPAEERDFQTSMKFNSRGGWTTEHPGEFSYSKSNGSSWRSAGTTYARSTNMHASGSGSRIPGWNGQQPEASYFHHRYSASRFGNSNDDGYRRSNSASRFGNSSADEYRRNNWR comes from the exons ATGGGAAGGGAGGAGAAGTCCAAAGCCAAGGCAAGAGACCACGAACAACAACTCGATGAAATTAGCGACAATCTCGACGGCGCGTCCACTCCATCGCTTGTGTTCAGCGGCGACGAAGACGATGACGACGAAGAAGCCAATCAAGATCTGAGCCTAAAAATCGTGGAAAAGGCACTACGAACGCGAGAGGCAAAGCTCGCTCCAAACGACGCCGTTTTGAATGACATCGGTTCACAGCAGTCTGAATTTACGGTGACGCAAAACGACGACGTTTTGGGTGGGCTGAACGGGGTAGCTGATATGGAAGTAATGGAGGAGAAGAAAATGGAGAATTTGACGGTGGAATCCGGGAATCAAAGT GTTATTATAGCTGCAGAACAAGAGGTGGAGGAAGAGATGATGAAAACCACAGAGAACCTTGAGTCTGTGGAAGCAAGTGCTGATCAGATAGGTGACAACATGGTTCTGCGAAAGCTGCTT ATGTTTCTTTTCTATCAGCGGGGTCCAAGATATTTTGACCCTCCAGATAGTAGTTGGGGAGCATGCTataattgtggcgaggaaggtcacgcTGCTGTAAACTGTACAGCAGCGAAGCGGAAGAAACCGTGCTATGTATGTGGTGGTTTGGGACATGCTGCAAAACAATGTACTAAG GCCCAGAGTTGCTACATCTGCAAAAAAGGTGACCACCGAGCCAAAGACTGTCCAGAGAAGCACACGACTCCACGTGCTTCTAAAAGCCTGACAGTATGCTTGAAGTGTGGAAATTCTGGGCATGATATGTTTTCATGCAGGAATGATTATTCACCAGATGATCTGAAG GAAATTCAATGTTATGTCTGTAAGACATTTGGCCACTTATGTTGTGTCAATACCGCTGATGTAATACTGGGAGAAATTTCTTGTTACAAATGTGGTCAGATGGGTCATACTGGTTTG GCATGTTCAAGGTTGCAAGGTGAGACTACTGGTGCTGCCACACCCACTTTGTGCTACAGGTGTGGTGAAGGGGGACATTTTGCCCGAGAATGCACAAGTTCTATCAAGGTACAATTGATGCAGGCATGTTCAAGGTTTCAAGGTGAGACTACTGGTGCTGCCACACCTACTTTGTGCTATAGGTGTGGTGAAGGTGGACATTTTGCAAGAGAGTGCACAAATTCTGTCAAG GCTGGGAAGAAGGTTAGTGAATTCTCGAGCACAAAAAATAGGAGATCCTATAAAGAAAATGATTACACAGGACACTGGTCAGCACCTCATGACATGGGTAAGATGAACAAAAAGAAACGGCCTCTTACAGATGAAAGAGGTTTTACCACACCTAAGAAATCAAAGAGAAGAGGTGGCTGGATGACGGAGTTTCCTACAGAAGAAAGAAGCTTTACAACACCTAAGAAATCAAAGAGTAGAGGTGGCCGGACAAGGGAGCTTCCTACAGAAGAAAGAGCCTTTAAATCACCCAAGAAATCAAAGAGTAGAGCTGGCTGGATGGCGGACCATTCTACAGTAGAAAGAGGCTTTACAACCCCCAAGAAATCAAAGAATAGAGGTGGCTGGACAACAGAGCATCCCACAGAAGAAAGAGGCTTTACAACCCCCAAGAAATCAAAGAGTAGAGGTGGCTGGACAATGGAGCATCCTGCAGAAGAAAGAGATTTTCAAACTTCCATGAAATTCAATAGCAGAGGCGGTTGGACGACTGAGCACCCTGGAGAATTCTCTTATTCCAAGTCCAATGGGAGCAGTTGGAGGTCTGCGGGGACAACATATGCTAGAAGTACTAATATGCATGCGAGTGGTAGTGGAAGTCGAATTCCAGGTTGGAATGGTCAACAACCTGAAGCCTCATATTTCCATCATAGATATTCGGCATCACGGTTTGGCAACTCCAATGATGATGGATATAGGAGAAGTAATTCGGCATCAAGGTTTGGCAACTCTAGCGCTGATGAATATAGGAGAAATAATTGGCGGTAG
- the LOC123909954 gene encoding uncharacterized protein LOC123909954 isoform X2 → MGREEKSKAKARDHEQQLDEISDNLDGASTPSLVFSGDEDDDDEEANQDLSLKIVEKALRTREAKLAPNDAVLNDIGSQQSEFTVTQNDDVLGGLNGVADMEVMEEKKMENLTVESGNQSVIIAAEQEVEEEMMKTTENLESVEASADQIGDNMVLRKLLRGPRYFDPPDSSWGACYNCGEEGHAAVNCTAAKRKKPCYVCGGLGHAAKQCTKAQSCYICKKGDHRAKDCPEKHTTPRASKSLTVCLKCGNSGHDMFSCRNDYSPDDLKEIQCYVCKTFGHLCCVNTADVILGEISCYKCGQMGHTGLACSRLQGETTGAATPTLCYRCGEGGHFARECTSSIKVQLMQACSRFQGETTGAATPTLCYRCGEGGHFARECTNSVKAGKKVSEFSSTKNRRSYKENDYTGHWSAPHDMGKMNKKKRPLTDERGFTTPKKSKRRGGWMTEFPTEERSFTTPKKSKSRGGRTRELPTEERAFKSPKKSKSRAGWMADHSTVERGFTTPKKSKNRGGWTTEHPTEERGFTTPKKSKSRGGWTMEHPAEERDFQTSMKFNSRGGWTTEHPGEFSYSKSNGSSWRSAGTTYARSTNMHASGSGSRIPGWNGQQPEASYFHHRYSASRFGNSNDDGYRRSNSASRFGNSSADEYRRNNWR, encoded by the exons ATGGGAAGGGAGGAGAAGTCCAAAGCCAAGGCAAGAGACCACGAACAACAACTCGATGAAATTAGCGACAATCTCGACGGCGCGTCCACTCCATCGCTTGTGTTCAGCGGCGACGAAGACGATGACGACGAAGAAGCCAATCAAGATCTGAGCCTAAAAATCGTGGAAAAGGCACTACGAACGCGAGAGGCAAAGCTCGCTCCAAACGACGCCGTTTTGAATGACATCGGTTCACAGCAGTCTGAATTTACGGTGACGCAAAACGACGACGTTTTGGGTGGGCTGAACGGGGTAGCTGATATGGAAGTAATGGAGGAGAAGAAAATGGAGAATTTGACGGTGGAATCCGGGAATCAAAGT GTTATTATAGCTGCAGAACAAGAGGTGGAGGAAGAGATGATGAAAACCACAGAGAACCTTGAGTCTGTGGAAGCAAGTGCTGATCAGATAGGTGACAACATGGTTCTGCGAAAGCTGCTT CGGGGTCCAAGATATTTTGACCCTCCAGATAGTAGTTGGGGAGCATGCTataattgtggcgaggaaggtcacgcTGCTGTAAACTGTACAGCAGCGAAGCGGAAGAAACCGTGCTATGTATGTGGTGGTTTGGGACATGCTGCAAAACAATGTACTAAG GCCCAGAGTTGCTACATCTGCAAAAAAGGTGACCACCGAGCCAAAGACTGTCCAGAGAAGCACACGACTCCACGTGCTTCTAAAAGCCTGACAGTATGCTTGAAGTGTGGAAATTCTGGGCATGATATGTTTTCATGCAGGAATGATTATTCACCAGATGATCTGAAG GAAATTCAATGTTATGTCTGTAAGACATTTGGCCACTTATGTTGTGTCAATACCGCTGATGTAATACTGGGAGAAATTTCTTGTTACAAATGTGGTCAGATGGGTCATACTGGTTTG GCATGTTCAAGGTTGCAAGGTGAGACTACTGGTGCTGCCACACCCACTTTGTGCTACAGGTGTGGTGAAGGGGGACATTTTGCCCGAGAATGCACAAGTTCTATCAAGGTACAATTGATGCAGGCATGTTCAAGGTTTCAAGGTGAGACTACTGGTGCTGCCACACCTACTTTGTGCTATAGGTGTGGTGAAGGTGGACATTTTGCAAGAGAGTGCACAAATTCTGTCAAG GCTGGGAAGAAGGTTAGTGAATTCTCGAGCACAAAAAATAGGAGATCCTATAAAGAAAATGATTACACAGGACACTGGTCAGCACCTCATGACATGGGTAAGATGAACAAAAAGAAACGGCCTCTTACAGATGAAAGAGGTTTTACCACACCTAAGAAATCAAAGAGAAGAGGTGGCTGGATGACGGAGTTTCCTACAGAAGAAAGAAGCTTTACAACACCTAAGAAATCAAAGAGTAGAGGTGGCCGGACAAGGGAGCTTCCTACAGAAGAAAGAGCCTTTAAATCACCCAAGAAATCAAAGAGTAGAGCTGGCTGGATGGCGGACCATTCTACAGTAGAAAGAGGCTTTACAACCCCCAAGAAATCAAAGAATAGAGGTGGCTGGACAACAGAGCATCCCACAGAAGAAAGAGGCTTTACAACCCCCAAGAAATCAAAGAGTAGAGGTGGCTGGACAATGGAGCATCCTGCAGAAGAAAGAGATTTTCAAACTTCCATGAAATTCAATAGCAGAGGCGGTTGGACGACTGAGCACCCTGGAGAATTCTCTTATTCCAAGTCCAATGGGAGCAGTTGGAGGTCTGCGGGGACAACATATGCTAGAAGTACTAATATGCATGCGAGTGGTAGTGGAAGTCGAATTCCAGGTTGGAATGGTCAACAACCTGAAGCCTCATATTTCCATCATAGATATTCGGCATCACGGTTTGGCAACTCCAATGATGATGGATATAGGAGAAGTAATTCGGCATCAAGGTTTGGCAACTCTAGCGCTGATGAATATAGGAGAAATAATTGGCGGTAG
- the LOC123909955 gene encoding protein FAR1-RELATED SEQUENCE 12-like: MVKIDESLDVDSNEVSSTDSHTSDDEDSSYSVSGGHDRSDDGDDTGDHHDDDDDDGDDDDDDDDDDDDDDDDHDFGDEASIGERAVRINSMTADEIRGMEFGSVDEAYEFYYQYGKCKGFSVRKSDDKKKIGPDGSKIITNKLFVCSRQGLRDKRHISRLDRKREHRRLTRTKCTARFRVTYKADKGRFVVSVFEETHNHELTSARFVHLHPVYRKISEADRAQVDGMQSRGIRTCHIMGYMVAQKGGYGGVGFTKKDLYNYFDKKMRDIVKDGDVAASLHYLNAKSATDPMLYAEYAADTSNGRMKSLFWADGTSRSDYFCFGDVVAFDTTYKRNKYNLPLVIFSGCNHHSQTIIFGAALVSDETTETYKWVLNCFLECMENKRPKAVVTDGDGAMREAIKEVFPDATHQLCAWHLNKNAGENVKNSGFLKGFKKAMFSNFSKDDFEEYWSEMIKENGVEGHPWVIKTYENKLLWATAYLRDKFFGRIRTTSQCEAINAIIKSYVRKKGCIFEFMQNFEQALRGYRNNELVEDFKSKFSEPVLTTQLRLIESNAAKIYTAEIFKEVKEEIMKAGELIVKHKKEIGDTKFYTLTKYCRDVYQRTVVYDGDTFQCSCRLFDSRGLPCSHIFHVMKEEHVDHIPGTLVLSRWTKDAKIDYLNMVDVNDPVDSDVIELARFGAYCSVLTSFCKEASKKSGVYGDIMDDLMNLKKKYCSVEDPIGTQKSVVGDPIPVQSKGAPKKKKNDAKALRHCTHCKSTTHNARTCSDKKRKKSCNAESSVQDINSELPVDVGESSVRQKKKKCAEQPKDLCESRVAPKKKKCSELPKDRCESIVQKKNKCSVQLKERGANVSTPTHIDVTSATGQFTPMYGFQHMIPMLHPVMQQMHVPSGQHVPPAQHVTSVPHVPPIYQMYGMNVGANSTSCYGLLQQVMKSADGQQ; encoded by the exons ATGGTAAAAATTGATGAATCTCTAGATGTTGATTCGAATGAAGTTAGTTCAACCGATAGTCATACATCTGATGATGAGGATTCCAGCTATTCGGTGTCCGGTGGGCATGATAGGTCAGATGATGGCGATGATACTGGTGACcaccatgatgatgatgatgatgatggtgatgatgatgatgatgatgatgatgatgatgatgatgatgatgatgaccaTGATTTTGGTGATGAAGCATCTATAGGTGAAAGAGCGGTACGTATTAATTCTATGACTGCTGATGAAATTCGTGGTATGGAATTTGGTAGTGTTGACGAagcttatgaattttattatcaatACGGTAAATGTAAAGGTTTTTCCGTTAGGAAAAGTgatgataagaaaaaaatagggCCTGATGgtagtaaaataataacaaacaagcTTTTTGTATGCAGTAGACAAGGTTTACGAGATAAGAGACACATATCTAGGTTAGATAGGAAAAGAGAGCATAGACGTTTGACACGTACGAAATGCACGGCTAGGTTTCGTGTGACATACAAAGCCGATAAAGGTAGATTTGTAGTGTCTGTGTTTGAAGAGACTCATAACCATGAATTAACATCAGCTAGGTTTGTGCACTTACACCCGGTTTATCGTAAAATTAGCGAAGCAGATAGAGCTCAGGTTGATGGTATGCAGTCACGTGGAATTAGAACTTGTCATATTATGGGGTACATGGTTGCTCAGAAGGGTGGATATGGTGGTGTTGGGTTTACGAAGAAAGatctttataattattttgataaaaaaatgcgtGATATTGTTAAAGATGGTGATGTTGCCGCATCGCTACATTATCTTAATGCAAAGTCAGCTACTGATCCCATGCTCTATGCTGAATATGCTGCTGACACTAGCAATGGACGGATGAAGTCTCTTTTTTGGGCTGATGGGACCAGTAGATCTGACTACTTCTGTTTTGGAGATGTGGTTGCATTTGACACAACATACAAGAGGAACAAATACAACCTCCCGCTGGTTATATTTTCAGGTTGTAATCACCATTCccaaacaataatttttggCGCTGCGTTGGTATCAGATGAAACCACGGAGACGTATAAGTGggtgttgaattgttttttggAGTGTATGGAAAATAAACGCCCAAAAGCTGTGGTGACAGATGGAGATGGGGCTATGAGGGAGGCTATAAAAGAGGTTTTCCCCGATGCGACCCATCAGTTATGTGCCTGGCATTTGAATAAGAATGCAGGTGAGAATGTGAAGAATTCAGGTTTTTTGAAGGGATTTAAAAAAGCCATgttctcaaatttttcaaagGATGATTTTGAAGAGTATTGGTCAGAGATGATTAAAGAAAATGGAGTTGAAGGACATCCTTGGGTTATCAAAACCTACGAGAACAAGTTACTATGGGCAACTGCATACCTGCGGGATAAGTTTTTTGGACGTATAAGAACTACGTCTCAATGTGAAGCAATCAATGCAATAATAAAGAGTTATGTCAGAAAGAAAGGATGCATCTTTGAATTTATGCAAAATTTTGAGCAGGCTCTAAGAGGCTACAGAAACAATGAACTTGTTGAAGATTTTAAGTCAAAGTTTTCAGAACCTGTGTTGACAACTCAACTACGTTTGATTGAGAGCAATGCCGCTAAAATCTATACAGCGGAGATTTTCAAAGaagtgaaagaagaaattatgaagGCCGGTGAATTGATTGTTAAGCATAAAAAGGAAATTGGAGATACTAAGTTTTATACTTTGACTAAATATTGTCGGGATGTGTATCAAAGAACAGTTGTTTACGATGGTGATACATTCCAATGTTCGTGCCGGTTGTTTGATTCTCGTGGACTTCCTTGTTCTCATATTTTTCACGTGATGAAGGAAGAACATGTTGATCACATTCCTGGCACTTTGGTATTGTCGCGATGGACCAAGGATgctaaaattgattatttgaaCATGGTGGATGTTAATGATCCAGTTGATTCCGATGTGATTGAGCTTGCCCGTTTTGGTGCATATTGTTCTGTTCTGACATCATTTTGCAAAGAAGCTTCTAAAAAGAGTGGTGTGTATGGTGACATTATGGATGACctcatgaatttaaaaaaaaaatattgcagtGTTGAGGATCCTATTGGAACACAAAAGTCAGTTGTTGGTGATCCTATCCCGGTTCAGAGTAAAGGTgctccaaagaaaaaaaagaatgacGCAAAAGCTCTCAGGCATTGTACTCATTGCAAGAGTACAACTCATAATGCGAGGACTTGTTCG gacaaaaagagaaaaaaaagttgcaACGCTGAAAGTAGTGTGCAAGACATAAATTCAGAGCTACCGGTTGACGTTGGTGAAAGTAGTGTGCgacagaaaaagaagaaatgtgCAGAGCAACCGAAAGACCTTTGCGAAAGTAGAGTGGcaccaaaaaagaagaaatgttcAGAGCTACCGAAAGATCGTTGTGAAAGTATTgtgcaaaagaaaaataaatgttcgGTGCAACTGAAAGAGCGTGGCGCTAATGTGTCAACACCAACACATATTGATGTTACTAGTGCGACCGGGCAATTCACTCCGATGTATGGATTTCAACATATGATTCCTATGTTACATCCGGTTATGCAACAGATGCACGTACCATCTGGACAACATGTTCCACCTGCACAACATGTAACTTCTGTACCACATGTACCACCTATATACCAAATGTATGGAATGAATGTTGGTGCAAATTCAACTTCGTGTTATGGTCTGTTACAACAGGTGATGAAATCTGCTGATGGACAACAATga